In the genome of Cherax quadricarinatus isolate ZL_2023a chromosome 83, ASM3850222v1, whole genome shotgun sequence, one region contains:
- the LOC128702222 gene encoding uncharacterized protein produces the protein MDYHLLQVPDQCVMAMWACRPSSPKAWQTKQSIGKSGLSQAVRIQEPSEYVTTVLGEVVKRSLPVTYAYYGISLDEESNGFNSCEFHSRFLHLWHTTISLHSALD, from the exons ATGGACTACCATCTTTTGCAAGTGCCTGATCAGTGTGTAATGGCTATGTGGGCCTGCAGGCCATCTTCACCAAAAGCCTGGCAGACTAAGCAGTCAATAGGAAAGTCTGGCCTCAGCCAGGCTGTGAGGATACAAGAACCCTCAGAATATGTTACAA CTGTGTTGGGTGAGGTAGTTAAACGAAGCCTGCCTGTGACATATGCCTACTATGGAATATCATTAGATGAGGAGAGTAATGGGTTCAATTCCTGTGAGTTTCACTCAAGATTCCTTCATCTGTGGCATACTACCATCAGTCTTCATTCAGCATTGGATTGA